The Aeromicrobium tamlense nucleotide sequence CCCGGTGCCCGACAGCGACACCGGCACGAACGCCTACTTCACCTTCGTGGCGGGCGTCGAGGCGATCGACGCGCTCCCGGCCGACACCTCGCCCCTCGACCTCATGCGCACGTTCGCCGAGGGCCTGCTGATGGGCGCCCGGGGCAACTGCGGCACGATCCTGGCCGAGCTCGTGCGCGGCTCGCTGCGCGTCCTGCGAGGCTGCGTCGACGGGCTCAGCGCCGACGACGTCGCCGGAGCGCTGGAGGCCGCGTCCGCCGCCGCCTACGCCGCCGTCGGCCGGCCGCAGGAGGGCACGATCCTCACCGTCGCGGCTGCCGCGGCGAGGGCCGCCCGCGAGGCCGCCACCAACGACGACGACCCGAAGCGCGTCTTCGACGTGGCGTCCGGCGCCGCCCGCGAGGCGCTCGCGCTGACGCCCACGCAGTTCGAGCGGCTGGCGCGGGCCGGGGTGGTCGACGCCGGCGGCCGCGCGCTCGTGGTCGTCCTCGACTCCGTCGCCTTCGCGCTCACCGGCCGCACGCCCACCCCGCGACCCGCCACCGTGCCCGTCCCGATCGTCGAGCCCGGCGCCGACCTGGGGGAGGACGGTCCGTCGTACGAGGTCATGTACCTGCTGCGCACCGCCGACGACCGCATCCCCGAGCTGCGCACCGCGCTCGAGCCGCTGGGCGACTCGCTCGTCGTCGTGGGCGGCGAGGGGCTGTGGAACGTGCACGTCCACGTCGACGACGTCGGCGCGGCGATCGAGGCCGGCATCGCGGCCGGGTCCCCGTTCCGGATCTCGGTCACGCACTTCGCCGAGCAGATCGCGCGTCCGGCCCGGCCCGCCGGCGGCCGCCTCATCCTCAGCGCCGTCACGGGTCCCGGCCTCGCCGAGCTCACCCATCGTGCGGGCGGCACGGCGCTGCACTTCGCGCCCGACCGGTCGCTCACGGTGGCCGAGGTCGCCGCCGCGATCGACGGCAGCGGCGCCGACGAGGTCATCCTGCTGCCCAACCGCGCCGGCCACATCGCGATGTTCGAGGCCGCCGCCGCGAAGGCCCGCGACGCCGGGGCCCGCGTGGCGGTGCTGCCCACCACGGTGCAGGTCCAGGCCCTCACCGCGCTCGCGGTGCACGACCCCGGACGGCCGTTCGACGTCGTGGTCGTCGCGATGTCCAACGCGGCAGGCGCCACGCGGCACGGCGCGGTCACGATCGCGGCCGAGGACGGTATCACGATGGCCGGGCCCTGCAGCGCCGGCGACGTGCTCGGCGTCGTGAACGGCGACTTCGCGATCGTCGGCTCCTCGCAGGTCGACGTCGCCTTCGACGTGCTCCAGCGGCTCGACCTCGCCACCGCGGAGATGGTCACGCTCGTCACGGGCCGCGACTGCGACGCCGCCACGAGCGAGAAGATCGCGGCGCGCGTGCAGCAGGAGGCGCCGCACGTCGACGTCGAGACGATCGAGGGCGACCAGGACACCTACCCGCTCTTCCTGGCGGTGGAATGACCGCGATCGACTTCGACACCCGCCTGTCCAAGGTCGTGGGGGACTCGGCCAAGAAGCTCGAGAAGGCGTTCGGGCACCGCACCGTCGGCGACCTGCTGCGGCACTTCCCGCGCCGCTACATCGACCTCGAGCACCCCGACTCGTTCGAGGACCTCGAGGAGGGCCACGTCGTGGCGTTCGTCGCCACGGTCCTCGACGTGAAGAAGCTCCCCTTCCGCAACAACCCGCGCAAGTTCCGCGTGGTCGTGACGCTGTCGGACGGTCGCGCCACGATGGAGGCCGTCTTCTTCAACCAGTACGCCGTCTCCAAGACGCCCGTCGGCAGCCAGCAGCTGCTGTCGGGCGAGGTCTCGGTCTACCAGGGGCGCCTCCAGCTGGCCTCGCCCCACATGCGCGAGCTGCCCGAGGGCAAGACGCTCGCCGACCTCGGTCGTGGCGGCGGTGCGATGCCGATCTATCCGGCGGGCGGGGGCCTCACCACGTGGGACGTCGAGCGCGCCGTCACGGTGGCGCTCGACGTCGTCGACGTGTTCCCCGAGCCCATCCCGGCCGCGGTCCGGTCCGAGCGCGGCCTGCTCGACGCGCCCACGGCCTACGAGTACATCCACCGTCCGCGGAAGCGCTCGGACTGGGTGTTCGCCCAGACCCGGCTGCGCTTCGAGGAGGCGTTCGAGGTGCAGGCGGTCTTCGCCAAGCGCCGCTCCGACTCCGCGCAGCGGCGCTCGCTCGCGCGGCCGGGGCGCGGCGACGGCATTCGCGTGGCGTTCGAGCAGCGGCTCCCGTTCCAGCTCACCGCGGGTCAGGCGCAGGTGGCCGCCGAGATCGACCAGGACCTCGCCGCCACCCATCCCATGCACCGGCTGCTGCAGGGCGAGGTCGGCTCGGGCAAGACCATCGTCGCGCTGCTGGCGATGCTGCAGGTCGTCGACTCCGGCGGCCAGGCGGCACTGTTGGCACCCACTGAGGTGCTCGCGACCCAGCACCACCGCAGCATGGAGCGGATGCTCGGCGACCTGGCGAAGGGCGGGATGCTCGGCGGCGCCGACGAGGCCACCCGGATCCGGCTGCTCACCGGCTCGATGGGCGCGAAGGCCCGCCAGCAGACGCTGCTCGACATCGTCTCGGGCGAGGCCGGCATCGTGGTCGGCACGCACGCGCTGCTGGAGCAGACCGTGCAGTTCGCCGACCTCGGCCTCGTCGTCATCGACGAGCAGCACCGGTTCGGCGTCGAGCAGCGGTCGGCCCTGTCCGACCGCGCGGCGGCCGCGGACGGCGTCAGCCCGCACGTGCTCGTCATGACCGCCACCCCGATCCCGCGCACCATCGCGATGACCGTCTTCGGCGACCTCGAGGTCTCCACGCTCCGCGAGCTGCCCGCCGGGCGCCAGCCCATCCAGTCCAACGTCGTGCCCGTCGCCGAGCAGCCGGGGTGGCTCGAGCGGGCGTGGCAGCGCGTGCACGAGGAGGTCGGGCGCGGCCGTCAGGCCTACGTGGTCGTCTCGCGCATCGGCGAGGCCACGGCCGACGACGACGTCGAGCCGCCGCCCGACGACGACGCCGAGGAGAAGCGCCCCACGGTCGGTCTCGTCGAGCTGGCCGAGGCGTTGGAGCAGGGGCCCCTGGCGGGCCTGCGGCTCGGGAGGCTCCACGGCCGCATGCCGCCCGACGAGAAGGACGCCGTGATGTCCGCCTTCGCGGCCGGCGACGTCGACGTGCTGGTCGCGACGACCGTGGTCGAGGTGGGCGTCGACGTCCCCAACGCCACGATGATGATCGTCATGGACGCCGACCGCTTCGGCGTCTCGCAGCTGCACCAGCTGCGCGGGCGCGTGGGCCGTGGGTCCGAGCCCGGCCTGTGCCTGCTCGTCACGGGGTCGCCGGCCGGCACGTCGGCCCGCGAGCGCCTCGCCGCCGTGGCCGCCAGCACCGACGGCTTCGAGCTGTCGCGACTCGACGTCGAGCTGCGCCGCGAGGGTGACGTCCTGGGCGCGCGCCAGTCGGGCGTCCGCTCCAGCCTCAAGCTGCTGTCGGTCGTGCGCGACGAGCAGATCATCGCCGACGCGCGCGACGCCGCCGTGGCCGCGCTGGACTCGGGTGACGTCCCGCCCGACCTCGAGGCGTCGATCCGCCGCCTCGAGGAGTCCGAGCGCGCTGAGTACCTGGAGCGTGCATGAGCGAGCGCCAGCGAGCGAGCATGCGGCTGTCGATGCCGTCGCCGTCGTACCGTGCGTCCTTCACGGCGGTGACGGCATGACGAGGATCATCGCCGGCCGCTGGGGCGGCAGGCGGCTGGCGACGCCGCCCGGCGACGGCACCCGTCCCACCTCCGACCGGGTGCGCGAGTCGATGTTCGCCTCGCTCAACTCGCTGCTCGGCGGCTTCGACGGGGTGCGGGTCCTCGACCTCTTCGCCGGCTCGGGCGCTCTGGGGCTCGAGGCCGTGTCGCGCGGCGCCCAGCACGCCGACCTCGTCGAGTCGAACGACCGCGCGGCCCGCACGATCCAGCGCAACGTCGCCGACCTGAAGGCGCCCGCCCGCGTGCACAAGGTCACCGCCCAGCGGTTCGTGGCCGCGCCGGGAGGTCCGTGGCACCTCGTGTTCCTCGATCCTCCCTACGCCGTCACGACCGACGAGGTGGCCTCGATCGTCGCCGCGCTGCGGCCGTCCCTGGCCGAGGACGCCGTCGTCGTGGTCGAGCGTTCCAGCCGCGATCCGTTCGCCTGGCCCGAGGGGTTCGACGCGCTGCGGGACAAGGCGTACGGCGAGACGCGGCTTTGGTACGGTCACTGACATGACGCGCGTGGTGTGCCCCGGTTCCTTCGATCCCGTCACGAACGGCCACCTCGACATCATCGAGCGCGCCTCGTTCCTGTTCGACGAGGTCGTCGTCGTGGTCCTGGTCAACGAGAGCAAGGCCGGGCTGTTCCCGATCGAGCGCCGCATCGAGCTGATCGCCGAGGCGACCGCCGAGATGGAGAACGTCACCCTCGACTCGTACGCGGGCCTGCTGGTCGACTACTGCGCCCAGAACGACGTCCAGGCGATCGTCAAGGGCCTGCGCGCGGTGTCGGACTTCGACTACGAGCTGCAGATGGCCCAGATGAACGGCAACCTCACGGGCATCGACACGGTCTTCATCCCCACGTCGCCCGACTACACGTTCATCGCCTCGAGCCTGGTCAAGGAGGTCGCGCGCCACGGCGGCGACGTCAACGGCCTCGTGCCCAAGCACGTGATGAACGCTCTCGACGAGGCCTTCGGTCACTGACCCGTCACTGCACGGGCGAGCGCGGCTCCCAGCGCCGTCCGAGGTGACTCCCGCGGCGGACCGCCTGGTTCCCGAAGCGCGCCGCGACGCGGTCGAGCGTCTGGTCGAGCGCCGGGTCGGCCTCGTCGTCGAGCGGCAGCACCAGCTGCGCGCCATGGTCGTCGAGCCCCGACAGGGCGACGCCCACCAACGTGATGCCGTCGCGGTCGATCTCGTCGCGGCGCGACGCGAGCAGGGCTCGGGCGACCTCGGAGATCACCGAGGTGCTCTCGGTGGGGCGGGGGAGCGTGCGCGAGGAGGTCGAGCGGCGGAAGTCGCCGAACCGCAGCCGCACCGTGACGGTCGCGGCCGTGCGCCCGGCCCGGCGCATCCGTCGGCCCACCTTGTCGCACAGCGCGAGCAGCGCGAGGTCGGCGGCCTCGAAGCGGGCCCGCCCCAGCGCGTGCTGCGCGCCGATGGACCGGCGCGACGGCGCGGACTCGACCTTGCGCGCGTCGCGACCGTGGGCGAGGGCGTGCAGGTGGTGGCCGGCCGCGCGCCCCACGATCGCCGAGAGCTCTGCGGGGGAGAGCCGCGCGACGTCGGCCACGGTGCGCAGGCGGGCGGCGCGCAGCTTCTCGGCCGTGACGTCGCCCACGCCCCACAGCCGCTCGACGGGCAGCGCGTGGAGGAACTGGAGCTCGTCGTCGAGGGGGACCACGAGCAGGCCGTCGGGCTTGGCGAGCGTGCTGGCGACCTTGGCGAGGTACGGCGTGCGGGCGAGGCCGACCGAGATCGGCAGGCCGGTCTCGGCCTGCACGCGGCGCCGCAGCTCGCGCGCGATCGGCAGGGCCGGACCGCGCAGGCGCCGCAGGCCCGACACGTCGAGGAACGCCTCGTCGATCGACAGCGCCCGGACCAGGGGAGTGGTGTCGCGGAAGATCTCGAAGACGGCCTTGCTGGCCGCGACGTAGGCCTCGAAGCGCGGCGGCACGACGACCGCGTCGGGGCACAGGCGCAGCGCCTGGCGCCCACCCATCGCGGTGCGGACGCCGCGGGCGCGGGCCTCGTAGGAGCCCGACAGGACCACCCCGCCACCGACGATGACCGGCCGCCCCCGCAGCGCGGGGTCGTCGCGCTGCTCGACCGAGGCGTAGAACGCATCGAGGTCGGCGTGCAGGATGGACCCGAACGGGTCCGGTTCCACCGTCTCCACCCTCCGACCTTCGCACCGAGGACTGACGGAAACCGACGCCGCCACCGACCGCGATTCGCGTCCGCGAGGCGCGGCGGGGTAGGATCGACGCTGGCCCGTTTGCGGGCCGTGATCTTCTGATGCACTCGATGAGGGGCTGTTGTGACTTCGGGACCGTTCGTGTTCGACACCTTGGTGTTGGGACGTCGACCCGGGACCGAGAAGTCGTACGACCTCGTCCTCGATGCACCTGCTGATCTCGGCCTGGACGTCTTCGGTGTTCCTGAGGGATCGCCCATCGAGCTCGAGCTTCGGCTCGAGGCTGTGATGGACGGTGTCCTCGCCACCGGGACGGCCTCGGCCCATGCTGTCGGAGAGTGTGTGCGCTGCCTGATCGGCGTCGAGAGCGATCTCGAGGTCGACTTCCAGGAGCTCTACCTCTACGACGACGCGGGCGAGGACGAGCTGGAGCTCGAGGACGACCTGCTCGACCTCGAGCCCGTCCTGCGGGACGCGGTGGTGCTCGCACTGCCGCACAACCCGTTGTGTGATCCGGAGTGTCCGGGACTGTGCCCCGAGTGCGGGGTGCGACTCGCGGACGATCCCGAGCACACACACGGTGAGGCGATCGACCCGAGATGGTCGGCGCTGACCCAACTGACCGAACGACCTGAGGAGTAACCGTGGCCGTCCCGAAGCGGAAGATGTCGCGCAGCAACACCCGGCACCGCCGTTCTGCCTGGAAGACGACGGCTGTCGCCACCGTCGACTGCGCCAACCCCGCCTGCAACGCGAAGGTGATGTCGCACCGCGCCTGCGCCGAGTGCGGCCAGTACGGCGCGCGCGGCGAGCGTCGTCAGGTCCTCTGACCTGCACGACGTGCCCGAGCTCGCGGCACTGAGTGAGACGCTCGGGGTCCCTGATCTGGACCCCGAGCTCCTCACTCATGCCCTGACGCACCGGTCGTTCTCCTACGAGAACGGCCAGATCCCGAACAACGAGCGCCTGGAGTTCCTGGGCGACTCGGTGCTCGGGCTCGTGGTCACCGAGACGCTGTTCCGGGGCCACCCCGACCTCCCCGAGGGTCAGCTGGCGAAGCTGCGTGCAGCGGTCGTCAGCGCCAAGGCGCTCGCGGAGGTCGCTCGCACGCTCGGACTCGGCGACCACCTCCGACTCGGGCGCGGCGAGGAGGCCTCCGGCGGTCGGAACAAGCCCTCGATCCTGTCCGATGCCATGGAGGCCGTGCTCGGCGCGGTCTTCGTCGAGTTCGGCATCGAGCGCGCAGCCGACGTCATCCACTCGATCTTCGACCCGGTCATCGCCGACGCCGCCCAGATGGGCGCAGGCCTGGACTGGAAGACGTCGCTGCAGGAGATCTCCGCCCTGCACGGACTCGGCGTCCCCGTCTACGTCCTCGAGGGCACCGGCCCCGACCACGACAAGACCTTCACCGCCTCGGTCGTGCTGAACGACCAGCGCTTCGACGGCGGCACCGGCCGCTCCAAGAAGGACGCCGAGCAGATGGTCGCCGAGATCGCCTGGCGCTCCATCAGCGCCCGCGCGGCGGCCGCCGACGGCGCGAACGCCCACGGTGCCCGAACTTCCTGAGGTCGAGGTCGTCCGGCGCGGCCTGGACGACCACGTCGTCGGTCGCACCCTCACCGCGGTGGAGGTGCTCGACGCCCGCTCCGTCCGCCGCCACGGCCCCGGACCCTCCGACTTCGTCGCCCGCCTGACCGGTCGCCACGTCACGGCCGCCCACCGCCGCGGCAAGTACCTCTGGATGTCGCTCGACGACGGCTCCAGCGTCCTGACCCATCTCGGCATGAGCGGCCAGGCCCTGATCTGCGACCCCGACGCCCCGCCACCGCGTCACCTGCGGATCACGTTCGACCTCGACGACGGCCGCCAGCTGCGGTTCGCCGACCAGCGAATCTTCGGCGGCATGGCGGTCAGCGAGACCGACCCGCCCACCGAGATCGCGCACATCGCGCTCGACCCGCTCGACCCCGACTTCGACGACGCCGCGTTCGTGGCGCGCCTGCGCCGCCGCCAGACGGGCGTCAAGCGCGCGCTGCTCGACCAGGGTCTCGTCTCGGGCGTGGGGAACATCTACGCCGACGAGGCGCTGTGGCGCAGCCGCCTGCACTACGCCCGCAACACGAAGGGCCTGCGCATCGCCGAGGTCACCGACCTGATCGGGCACGTCCGCGACGTCATGGCCGAGGCCCTCGAGCAGGGCGGCACCTCGTTCGACGCGCTCTACGTCAACGTCAACGGGCAGAGCGGCTACTTCGACCGGTCGCTGCACGCGTACGGGCAGGAAGGCCGCCCGTGCGACCGCTGCGGGTCGATCATCGTGCGCGAGCCGTTCATGAACCGGTCGTCCTACCGGTGCCCCACCTGTCAGCCTCGCCCGCGCAACGGTCGCTGGTGAGCGCGGCGGGCCGCTCGCCTCGCTAGGGTGACGGCGTGGACCGGTACGGGAGCGAGGCGCGCGAGCGCTACGTCGCCGAGCCGCCCAAGCGCTCGGGACGCACGTCCTTCGAGCGCGACCGTGCCCGGATCCTGCACTCGTCGGCGCTGCGCCGGCTGGCCGGCAAGACCCAGGTCATGGGCGCCGGCACCGACGACTTCGTCCGCAACCGGCTGACGCACTCGCTCGAGGTCGCCCAGGTCGCCCGCGAGCTCGGGAAGAGCCTGGGCTGCGACCCCGAGATCGTCGACTCCGCCGCCCTCTCGCACGACCTCGGTCACCCTCCGTTCGGCCACAACGGCGAGATGGCGCTGAACGAGGTCGCCGGGTCGATCGGCGGGTTCGAGGGCAACGCCCAGACGCTGCGGATCCTCTCGCGGCTCGAGGCCAAGACGGTCGACGCGCACGGCCGCAGCGTGGGCCTCAACCTGACGCGCGCGACCCTGGCCTCCTGCGTGAAGTACCCGTGGCGTCGCGGCGAGCGCGACACCCCCAAGTTCGGCGTCTACGAGGACGACCTGCCGGTGTTCGAGTGGCTCGACACGCAGGGCCGGCTCACGATCGAGGCGCAGGTCATGGACCTCTCCGACGACATCGCGTACAGCGTGCACGACGTCGAGGACGGCGTGTTCGGCGGCTGGTTCAGCCTCGTCGGCGACCTCGACACGCCGGGCTCGTGGCAGGTGGCGCGCGACTGGTACGACGCCTCGGCCACCGACGACCGCCTCGACGCGGCGCTCACGCGGCTGCAGGACCTGCCCGAGTGGCCCACCGCCCCGTTCGCCGCCGACCGTCCGGCCCGCGCCGTGCTCAAGAGCCTCACCAGCGCCCTCATCGGCCGGTTCGCGGGGGCGGCCTACGCGGCCACCGTGGAGCGCTGGGGGACCGACCCGCTCGTCCGCTACGGGGGCGACGTCGAGGTCCCGCGGGACACGCTCGACGAGATCAACGTGCTCAAGTCCCTCGCCGCCCACCACGTGATGCGTGCCGATCCGCGCGTCCGCGATCTCGCCCAGCAGCGCGACCTCCTCCACGGGATCGTGGCCCACCTGCGGCTGAAGGGCGAGGGTGAGCTGGAGCCCGAGTTCGCCGCCGACTTCCGCGCGGCGAGCGACGACGCGCAGCGGCTGCGCGTCATCGTCGACCAGGTCGCGAGCCTCACCGACGCCTCGGCGGTCGCGTGGGGCCGTCGCCTCCTCGGCTAGCCGCGACGACCCACCACGAGGGGTGGCGTCGCCGCGTAGGATCACGCCATGGCGCGGATCAAGGACGAGGACATCCAACTCGTCCGCGAGCGCATCCGGATCGACGAGGTCGTCGAGCAGTACGTCACCCTCAAGAACGCCGGCGGCGGCGCCCGCAAGGGACTGTGCCCGTTCCACGACGAGAAGTCGCCGTCGTTCAACGTGCGCCCCGCGCAGGGGTTCTACCACTGCTTCGGCTGCGGAGCGGGTGGCGACGCGATCAAGTTCCTCATGGAGATCGAGGGGCTCGCGTTCGCCGAGGCCGTCGAGCGGCTCGCCGACAAGTACGGCATCCAGCTGCGCTACGAGGAGACCGGCGCGCCCACGGGCCCGCGCCGCGACCCCGGCCAGCGCCAGCGTCTCCTGCTCGCCCACAAGGCCGCCGCCTCGTTCTACGCCGAGCAGCTGATGTCGTCGCCCGAGGCCGTGCCGGGCCGTCGCCTGGTCACCGACCGCGGCTTCGACCAGGCCGCGGCCGAGCTCTTTGGCATGGGGTGGGCGCCCAAGTCGGGCGAGGCCCTCGTGGCGCACCTGCGCGGTAAGGGCTTCACCGAGGAGGAGCTCATCGTCGGCGGCCTGGCCCGCCGGTCCGCACGCGGCCTGTTCGACGCGTTCCAGGGCCGCCTGCTGTGGCCGATCAAGGAGATCTCGGGCGAGGTCATCGGCTTCGGCGGGCGCCGGATGTTCGACGACGACTTCATGAAGGGCAAGTACGTCAACACGTCCGAGACGCCGATCTACAAGAAGGCCCAGGTCCTCTACGGCATCGACCTCGCGCGCGACCCGATCCGCAAGCAGAGCCAGGCGGTGGTTGTCGAGGGCTACACCGACGTCATGGCGTGCCACCAGGCCGGCGTGCTGACGGCGGTGGCCACGTGCGGCACCGCCTTCGGCGAGGGGCACGCGCGCGTCATGCGGCGCCTCATGCTCGACCACGACGCCTTCCGCGGCGAGGTCATCTTCACCTTCGACGGCGACGAGGCAGGCCAGAAGGCTGCGGTGAAGGCGTTCGAGGGCGATGACGAATTCAGTGGACAGACCTACGTCGCGGTCGAGAAGAGAGGCATGGACCCGTGCGACCTGCGCCTGAACGATGGCGACGAGGCCGTCCGCGAGCTGATTTCGTCCCGCGTCCCCCTCTATCGGTTCATCCTGGACAACACGCTTGAGAAGTATGACCTCGATCGCGCTGATCAGCGCATTGATGCCGTCCGTGAAGCTCTTGGTCTCACGGCCGCCGTTCGGGACGATTCGAAGGTGGCGTCGTTCCTGAGAGAGATCGCGGCTCGCGTCGGCATCGACCCGACCGTGGTGTACGCCGAACGGAAGAAGCTGAGCCAGCAGCCGACGCCAGCCCGGCGGGTGTCCCGGCCGACTCAATCCGACCAGCAGCGCCCCGAGCCCACGGTGTTCGCCAGCTTCGGCGCGCCCCAGTTCGCCGACGAGCGCGAGGCCCTCAAGGCGCTCGCGCAGTACCCGCACGTGGCCCGGCCCGTCGCGGCCGACCTGACCGACGACGACTTCGTGCACCCCGTGGCGCGCGAGATCTGGCGGCACATGGTGGCGCGCGGCCTGCCTGAGCAGTCGGACGCGGGCTGGCTGCCCGCCGTCGCCGACTCGCTGCCCGGGGACGACCTGCGTCGCGTGCTCGGTGTCGCCGCGGTCGAGCCCCTGCACGCGTCCGAGCAGGGTGCCGTCGCGGTCGTGCCGGCCGTGCTCGTGCGGCTCCAGGAGCTGTCGCTGGCGCGTCAGATCACCGACGTGAAGTCGCGTCTGCAGCGCACGGAGCCCACGGCTCCGGAGTACCAGGAGGTCTTCGGTCGCCTCGTGGAGCTGGAGCAGCGTCGCCGCGGCCTGCGCGAGCGCGCGCTCGGCGCGGCTCTCTGAGTCCCGGGCCGGGGGAGTGCTGTGCACGACCGCTGGGTGCCGTCCACAGCCTGACGCGAGTCCCTGTCGCGGCCTCGGCCCGCACGCGAGGTTGGGGTGGTGTCGCCCTTCGTCATCCACGCCCTCGCCCAGGTCCCGATCCCCGCGGACGCCGAACGGATCCTCGCGCGCGCCGCGGTCGCCGGCGACCGTGAGGCACGCGAGGAGCTCATCTGCGCCGGCCTGCGCAACGTCGCCCTGCACGCGCTGCGGCTCGGTCACCGCGGCGAGCGCCTCGACGAGGCCGTCGCGGCCGGTGCCGAGGGCCTGATCCTCGCCGTCGACCGGTTCGATCCCGAGCGGGGGAC carries:
- a CDS encoding DAK2 domain-containing protein, with translation MALRISTERFDAWARLCTRLLAESRDEIDALNVFPVPDSDTGTNAYFTFVAGVEAIDALPADTSPLDLMRTFAEGLLMGARGNCGTILAELVRGSLRVLRGCVDGLSADDVAGALEAASAAAYAAVGRPQEGTILTVAAAAARAAREAATNDDDPKRVFDVASGAAREALALTPTQFERLARAGVVDAGGRALVVVLDSVAFALTGRTPTPRPATVPVPIVEPGADLGEDGPSYEVMYLLRTADDRIPELRTALEPLGDSLVVVGGEGLWNVHVHVDDVGAAIEAGIAAGSPFRISVTHFAEQIARPARPAGGRLILSAVTGPGLAELTHRAGGTALHFAPDRSLTVAEVAAAIDGSGADEVILLPNRAGHIAMFEAAAAKARDAGARVAVLPTTVQVQALTALAVHDPGRPFDVVVVAMSNAAGATRHGAVTIAAEDGITMAGPCSAGDVLGVVNGDFAIVGSSQVDVAFDVLQRLDLATAEMVTLVTGRDCDAATSEKIAARVQQEAPHVDVETIEGDQDTYPLFLAVE
- a CDS encoding ATP-dependent DNA helicase RecG; the encoded protein is MTAIDFDTRLSKVVGDSAKKLEKAFGHRTVGDLLRHFPRRYIDLEHPDSFEDLEEGHVVAFVATVLDVKKLPFRNNPRKFRVVVTLSDGRATMEAVFFNQYAVSKTPVGSQQLLSGEVSVYQGRLQLASPHMRELPEGKTLADLGRGGGAMPIYPAGGGLTTWDVERAVTVALDVVDVFPEPIPAAVRSERGLLDAPTAYEYIHRPRKRSDWVFAQTRLRFEEAFEVQAVFAKRRSDSAQRRSLARPGRGDGIRVAFEQRLPFQLTAGQAQVAAEIDQDLAATHPMHRLLQGEVGSGKTIVALLAMLQVVDSGGQAALLAPTEVLATQHHRSMERMLGDLAKGGMLGGADEATRIRLLTGSMGAKARQQTLLDIVSGEAGIVVGTHALLEQTVQFADLGLVVIDEQHRFGVEQRSALSDRAAAADGVSPHVLVMTATPIPRTIAMTVFGDLEVSTLRELPAGRQPIQSNVVPVAEQPGWLERAWQRVHEEVGRGRQAYVVVSRIGEATADDDVEPPPDDDAEEKRPTVGLVELAEALEQGPLAGLRLGRLHGRMPPDEKDAVMSAFAAGDVDVLVATTVVEVGVDVPNATMMIVMDADRFGVSQLHQLRGRVGRGSEPGLCLLVTGSPAGTSARERLAAVAASTDGFELSRLDVELRREGDVLGARQSGVRSSLKLLSVVRDEQIIADARDAAVAALDSGDVPPDLEASIRRLEESERAEYLERA
- the rsmD gene encoding 16S rRNA (guanine(966)-N(2))-methyltransferase RsmD; the encoded protein is MHERAPASEHAAVDAVAVVPCVLHGGDGMTRIIAGRWGGRRLATPPGDGTRPTSDRVRESMFASLNSLLGGFDGVRVLDLFAGSGALGLEAVSRGAQHADLVESNDRAARTIQRNVADLKAPARVHKVTAQRFVAAPGGPWHLVFLDPPYAVTTDEVASIVAALRPSLAEDAVVVVERSSRDPFAWPEGFDALRDKAYGETRLWYGH
- the coaD gene encoding pantetheine-phosphate adenylyltransferase is translated as MTRVVCPGSFDPVTNGHLDIIERASFLFDEVVVVVLVNESKAGLFPIERRIELIAEATAEMENVTLDSYAGLLVDYCAQNDVQAIVKGLRAVSDFDYELQMAQMNGNLTGIDTVFIPTSPDYTFIASSLVKEVARHGGDVNGLVPKHVMNALDEAFGH
- the dinB gene encoding DNA polymerase IV — encoded protein: METVEPDPFGSILHADLDAFYASVEQRDDPALRGRPVIVGGGVVLSGSYEARARGVRTAMGGRQALRLCPDAVVVPPRFEAYVAASKAVFEIFRDTTPLVRALSIDEAFLDVSGLRRLRGPALPIARELRRRVQAETGLPISVGLARTPYLAKVASTLAKPDGLLVVPLDDELQFLHALPVERLWGVGDVTAEKLRAARLRTVADVARLSPAELSAIVGRAAGHHLHALAHGRDARKVESAPSRRSIGAQHALGRARFEAADLALLALCDKVGRRMRRAGRTAATVTVRLRFGDFRRSTSSRTLPRPTESTSVISEVARALLASRRDEIDRDGITLVGVALSGLDDHGAQLVLPLDDEADPALDQTLDRVAARFGNQAVRRGSHLGRRWEPRSPVQ
- a CDS encoding YceD family protein → MFDTLVLGRRPGTEKSYDLVLDAPADLGLDVFGVPEGSPIELELRLEAVMDGVLATGTASAHAVGECVRCLIGVESDLEVDFQELYLYDDAGEDELELEDDLLDLEPVLRDAVVLALPHNPLCDPECPGLCPECGVRLADDPEHTHGEAIDPRWSALTQLTERPEE
- the rpmF gene encoding 50S ribosomal protein L32; translation: MAVPKRKMSRSNTRHRRSAWKTTAVATVDCANPACNAKVMSHRACAECGQYGARGERRQVL
- the rnc gene encoding ribonuclease III, whose product is MPELAALSETLGVPDLDPELLTHALTHRSFSYENGQIPNNERLEFLGDSVLGLVVTETLFRGHPDLPEGQLAKLRAAVVSAKALAEVARTLGLGDHLRLGRGEEASGGRNKPSILSDAMEAVLGAVFVEFGIERAADVIHSIFDPVIADAAQMGAGLDWKTSLQEISALHGLGVPVYVLEGTGPDHDKTFTASVVLNDQRFDGGTGRSKKDAEQMVAEIAWRSISARAAAADGANAHGARTS
- the mutM gene encoding bifunctional DNA-formamidopyrimidine glycosylase/DNA-(apurinic or apyrimidinic site) lyase; protein product: MPELPEVEVVRRGLDDHVVGRTLTAVEVLDARSVRRHGPGPSDFVARLTGRHVTAAHRRGKYLWMSLDDGSSVLTHLGMSGQALICDPDAPPPRHLRITFDLDDGRQLRFADQRIFGGMAVSETDPPTEIAHIALDPLDPDFDDAAFVARLRRRQTGVKRALLDQGLVSGVGNIYADEALWRSRLHYARNTKGLRIAEVTDLIGHVRDVMAEALEQGGTSFDALYVNVNGQSGYFDRSLHAYGQEGRPCDRCGSIIVREPFMNRSSYRCPTCQPRPRNGRW
- a CDS encoding deoxyguanosinetriphosphate triphosphohydrolase — translated: MDRYGSEARERYVAEPPKRSGRTSFERDRARILHSSALRRLAGKTQVMGAGTDDFVRNRLTHSLEVAQVARELGKSLGCDPEIVDSAALSHDLGHPPFGHNGEMALNEVAGSIGGFEGNAQTLRILSRLEAKTVDAHGRSVGLNLTRATLASCVKYPWRRGERDTPKFGVYEDDLPVFEWLDTQGRLTIEAQVMDLSDDIAYSVHDVEDGVFGGWFSLVGDLDTPGSWQVARDWYDASATDDRLDAALTRLQDLPEWPTAPFAADRPARAVLKSLTSALIGRFAGAAYAATVERWGTDPLVRYGGDVEVPRDTLDEINVLKSLAAHHVMRADPRVRDLAQQRDLLHGIVAHLRLKGEGELEPEFAADFRAASDDAQRLRVIVDQVASLTDASAVAWGRRLLG